The Elusimicrobiota bacterium DNA window ATGTCCCCCATCGCTACAAAAATCATCTCCGGCTCCGGCGTCGGAGCCGGAGATGGGGTGTTGGGAACGGTGACTGTCGGGGTGGAGATGACGGCGGGCGCCGAGGCGGAGGAGAGGTCGACGGAGGCTGTCGGCTCCGCGGCCTGCGCGGCGGGCGTCAGCCCAAGGAGGATAGAGGTCAGGAGGATGACACTACTGGAGGTACGCGGCGGTTCGAGCAACGACGCCGGAGGCCGAAAGCCGCGTTTGCAGGCGCAGCGGGGTTTCTGGATGGCTTCTAGAAGGACCATGTGCGCAGCTCGTCCATCATGGGAAGATAGGTGTGGTCGATGTTCAGCGGGGTCACGGAGACGAAGCCGTCGGCGACCGCGCGTACGTCGGTGCCCGGTTCCAGGACGCTGGAGACGTACGGGCCGGAGAGCCAGAAATAGCGCTTCCCGTTGGGGTCGCGCCGGACCTCGACCTTCTTCGAGTAGAGGCGGCGTCCGAGCCGCGCGGTCCGGAAACCCTTCAGCCGCGCCTTCGGCAGGGCGGGGACGTTCACGTTGAGGCAGACGCCCGGAGGCAGGCCGCGCGCGAGGATGCGGGCCGCGACCTTGCCTGCGGCTTCGGCCGCGGGGATGAAGTCGCGGGAGCGGCGCGAGCGGCCCCGGCTGACGGAGAGGGCGGGCGCGCCGAGGAGGACCCCTTCGAGGGCGCCGGCGACCGTGCCCGAGTAGACGACGTCGGAGCCCAGGTTGTAGCCGTCGTTGATCCCGGAGACGACGAGGTCGGCCCGGCCCTTGAGGACCTCGAGGAGCCCCAGGCGCGCGCAGTCCGCCGGGGTCCCGTCGACGGCGTAGAGGCCGGCGCGCACCTCGCGCATGCGCAGCGGATGGCGCAGGGTGAGGCAGTGGCTCACCGCGGAGCGTTCCCCCTCCGGGACCACCGCGACGACCTCTCCCAATCCGGAGAGCACCGCGATGAGGGGAAGCAGGCCGGCGCCCGGGAGCCCGTCGTCGTTGACGACGAGGATCCGAGGCCGTCGGCAGGGACGCTTCACGCGTTCCTCCGCGGGTGCGCGCGCACGACCTTTTCGACGAGGTCGGCGAGGGCCGAAGCGCTCTCCTTCGCGGAGGGCAGCCCGATGCGGGCGTAGGCGTCCGCCATCCGCGCGCGCAGGGCCGCGTCGGAGAAAAGCTCGCGCAGGCGGTCGGCGAGGGCCTCCGGCGGGAAGGGTTCCTTGAGCATCCGCGCGGCGCCTGCCGTCTCGAGCACGCGGGCGTTGCGCTCCTGGTGCCCGGCGGCGGCGCTGGGGTAGGGGACGAGGACCGCCGCGCGGCGCGCGGCCGCCAGTTCGGCCAGGGTGGCGGCGCCGGCTCGGCAGAGCACGACGTCGGCGGCCGCGTACGCGGCCGGCATATCCTCGAGATAGGGAAGGACGCGCGCTTCGGGGAGTCCGGCTTCACGATAGAGGCGCGACGTCTCTTCCGCCTCCGCGCGCCCGGCGAGGTGGAGGACTTGCGGACGGACGCCCTCGGCGCGCAGGCGCGCGAGCGCCGCGGGGGCGGCCCGGTTCACCGCGCGGGCTCCCTGGGAGCCGCCGAAGACCAGGAGGGTCGCCCGTTCGGGCTCGAGGGAGAGCCGGCGGCGGGCCTCGGTCGAGTCGGGGAGTTTCGAGAAGCCGGAGCGCACCGGCGTGCCGGTGAGCGTCGCTCCGGGCGCGGCGCCCGGGTCGCAGAGCGGGAGGCCGAGGGCGAGGGCGTCGGCGAAGGGGAGGATCGCGCGGACCGCCAGGCCGAGCACGGCGTTGGATTCATGGAGCACGACCGGGATCCCGCACGAGCGCGCGGCGGCCCCGAGCGGGAAGGTCAGGTAGCCCCCCATCCCGACGGCCGCGGAGGGCCGCCAGGCGCGGATCAGCGCGCGCGCCGCCAGGACGCTGCGTCCCAGGCGCCAGGGGAACGCGAGGAGCTCGGTGGAGACCTTGCGGGGCAGGCCGCGCAGGTCGAGCTCCGCGTACGGGAGGTCGTCGGCCTCGAGGCGCGCGGCCGCGGGGTCGTCGCTGCGCAACACGAAGAGGACTTCGTGGCCGCGCTCGCGCAGACGGCGTCCGAGCGCGTAGCCGGGGTAGAAATGGCCGCCGGTCCCCCCGCAGGCGATGACGATGCGCATGGCCCAATCATGCCAGTTTTTGGCCGGGATTTCCCAGCGGGAAATCCCGCTCAGCGCGTCGGGCTCGCGCCCTGGCGGGAGATGTTGAGCAGGATCCCCACCGCACAGAGGCTCACGAGCAGGGAGGAGCCGCCGTAGGAGAAGAAGGGCAGGGGGATGCCCTTGGTGGGGATGAGGCCGATGGACATCGCGACGTTGAAGAAGGCCTGCAGGACCAGCAGGAGCGTGAGGCCGGAGGCGAGGAGGCTGCCGAAGAGGTCGGGGGCGTGCCGCGCGGCCCGGAGCCCGCGCATGAGCAGGGAGGCGAAGAGGGCGAGGACCGCGAGGGCGCCGACGAAGCCGAGCTCTTCACAGACGATGGGGAAGATGAAGTCGGTGTGCGGGGCGGGGAGGTACATGAGCTTGAGCTGGGAGGCGCCGAGGCCCTTCCCGAACCAGCCCCCCGAGCCGACCGCGATGAGCGACTGCGCGAGCTGGTAGCCCGCGCCCTGGGCCTGCTCGAAGGGGTCGAGGAAGGTGAGCAGGCGCTTGCGGCGGTAGGGCTTGCGCAGGAGCTCGACGATGACGATCGGGACGGCCGCCAGGATGGCGCCGAGCACGTAGGAGACGCGGGCGCCGCCGATGAACAGGGTGAGGATGACCGTCGCGAAGATGAGCGCCGGCGTGCCGAGGTCGGGCTCCAGGCCCATGAGGACCAGCGGGACGGCGACCACCCCGAGCGGGACGAGGAGGCCGATCAGCGGGGAGCCGATGCGGCTCTTCTTGCGGTCGACGAAATCCGCGATGAAGAGGATGACCGAGAGCTTCGCGAACTCGGCCGGCTGGAGCCCGAAGGGCCCGAGGCGGATCCAGCGGCGCACCCCCGCCACCGGGGGCATGAAGAGCACCGCCGCCAGCAGGAGGACGCTCACGAAGAAGGCCGGCCAGACCCAGCCGCGCAGGCGGTGGTAGTCGGTGCGGGCGAAGAAGGCCATGAGCATGAGGCCGACGGCGGCGAAGAGGCCCTGGCGCTTGAGGAAGAAGAGGGAGTCGTGCATCTGCTGGTCGGCGAGGATCGCGCTCGCGGACCACATCATCATGAGACCGAAGCCGAGCAGGAGGAGGGCGGCCAGGAGCAGGCCGTAGTCGGACTGCGCGTCGCGGCGGCGCGCGCGGGGGATCATCGCGGCTTCGTCGTCTCGACCAGCTCCTTGAAGGCGCGGCCGCGGTGCTCGAAGTCCCTGAACTGGTCCATCGAGGCGCAGGCGGGAGAGAGCAGGAGCGTCTCGCCCTTCTGCCCGATGCGGAAGGCCACCTCGACGGCCTGCGCGAGGGTCTCGCAGGGGAAGACGGGCGCGGCGCCGGCGAGGTCCTCTTCGATCTTGGCGGCCGCGCTGCCGATGGTGAGCACCGCCTTCGCGCAGCGGGAGACGAGCGGGCGCAGCGCGGCGAAGCCGCCGGGCTTGGCCAGCCCGCCGAGGATGAGGAGGATCTTCCCGGCGCGCTCGTCGAGGCTCTTGAGCGCGACGAGGGTGGAGTCGACGTTCGTGGCCTTGGAGTCGTTGATGCAGTCGAGTCCGTGGTGGCTCCCGCAGTCCTCGATGCGGTGCTCGACGCCGCGGAAGGCGCGGAAGGCCTTCGCGATGGCGGCGTCGGGGACCTTCTGCGAGAGGGCGAGGAGGGCGGCCGCCATCGCGTTCTCGAGGTTGTGGTCGCCGGGGAGCCGCGGGGGCGCGAGCTTCCGGGGCTTCTTCTCGCCCGGCAGGCGCGCGAAGATCTTCCCCCCCTCGACCCAGGCCGAGCCCGCCGTCGAGGGCGAGAGCGCGAAGAGGAGGCGGCGGGCCCGGCAGGTCCGGGCGAGCCCGAAGCAGAGAGGGTCGGCCGAATTGAAGACGCAGACGCCTCCGCGGTCCATGTCGCGGAAGACCCGGGCCTTCGCCGCGACGTACGCGGCCATGCTGCCGTGGTGGTCGACGTGGTCGGAGGTGATGTTGAGGATCGCCGCCGAGGACGGACGGAACCGGCGGCTGTCCTCGAGCTGGTAGCTCGAGACCTCGAGGACGAGGACGTCTCCCTTCCGGACGCGGGCGGCTTCGGCGGAGAGCGGGGTCCCGACGTTCCCGACGAGATGGACGCGGCGGCGCGCGGCTCGGAAGACGGCCTCGGTCAGGTGCGCCGTCGTGGTCTTCCCGTTGGTCCCCGTCACCGCCACGACGCGGACGTCGGGCGGGCAGAAGGCGAGGGCGACCTCGAGCTCGCTGAAGACCGGGATGCCCGCCTCTTTCAGCTTCGCGAGCACGCTCGCTCCCGGCAGGAGGCCGGGGCTCTTCACCGCGAAGCCGCAGGTGAGGACCTTCTCCATGCGGCCGCCCGCCTCGAGGACGACGCCCTCGGGCAGCTTGTCGGCGAACGGGAGGTCGCGGCGCTGCTTGTCGTCCTGGACGAGGACGCGGAAGCCCTTGCGGCGCAGCAGGACGGCGGCGTGGAAGCCCGAGCGTCCCAGGCCGAGCACGAGGGCGCGCTTGCCCTTCCAGGCGGCGGGGAGGAACCGGTCCTGGGGCGGCGCCGGCCTGGGCCGGCGGACGGGCGCCTTTCTCGCCGCCTTGCGCGGAGGCGCCTTCTTCCCGCGCGCCGCAGACTTTTTCGCCGCCTTCCGCTTCTTCAACTCAGCGCACCTTCAGCGAGGCCAGGGCGGCCAGCATGAGCACGATGCAGGTGATCCAGAAGCGGACGGTGACCTTGGACTCCGCGACCCCGCCGAGCTCGAAGTGGTGGTGGATGGGGGCCATGCGGAAGACGCGCTTGCCGCCCCGGAGCTTGTAGGAGCCCATCTGGAGGATGACGGAGAGGGTCTCGACGACGAAGACCCCGCCGACGACCGGGAGGATGAGCTCCTGCTTGACGCAGAGCGCGATGGTGCCGATGACGCCTCCGAGGAAGAGCGAGGAGGTGTCGCCCATGAAGACCTCGGCCGGGTAGGCGTTGAACCAGAGGAAGCCGAGGCAGGCGCCGATGAGGGCGGCGCAGAAGACGGCGATCTCTCCGGCGTTCTCGACGTGGATGATCCGCAGGTAGTCGGCGAACTTGGCGTTGCCGGCCGTGTAGGCGAACACGCCGTAGGCGATGGCGCAGAAGATGATCGAGCCGGCCGCCAGCCCGTCGAGTCCGTCGGTGAGGTTCACCGCGTTGGAGGAGCCGACGATGATCAGTACGCCGAGCACGAAGTAGAGCGAGCCCAGCGCGACGTAGAGTCCCTTGGTGTAGGGGACGAGCAGGGAGTCGACGTAGTCTCCGTTGGGCGGGCGCACCGCGAGCCAGGCGACGACGACGACCGCCGCGGCGATCTGGACGGCGAACTTGAGCCGCGAGGGCGCCCCGCGCGGGTCCTTGCGCACGAGCTTGAGGTAGTCGTCCCAGAAGCCGACCGCCCCCAGCGCGGCGGTGACGAAGAGGAGTATCCAGGTGAAGCGGACGTCGGGCCGCATCCAGAGCAGGGTCGAGAGGGTCAGCGCGAGGAGGATGAGCAGGCCTCCCATCGTCGGCGTGCCGTGCTTGGCGAGGTGGCTCTTGGGACCGTCGGTGCGCTGCTGCTGGCCGATCTTCTTCTCGCGCAGCAGGGCGATGAGGGAGGGCCCGAAGAGCAGGGAGATCCCGAGGGCGGTCAGCATGGCGCCGCCGCTGCGGAAGGTGATGTAGCGGAAGACGTTGAGCGGGCCCCAGGACTCACGCAGCAGATGGAGATAATAGAGCATCAGAGCGCCTCCGCGAGGGCCTCCAGGCGCATGGCGCGCGAGGCCTTGAAGTAGACGCTGACGGCGGGTGCGAGCAGGCCGCGCAGGGCGTCTCGCAGCCCGTCGGCGTCGGGAGCGTGGAGGATCTCGAAGCGGGCGCCCTTCTCCCGCAGCCCCTCGGCGGTCTCGGCGCTCAGGGGCCCGGCGAGGAGGACGGCGGAGAGCGGGAGGCCGGCGAGCCAGCGGCCCAGTTCGCGGTGGAAGCGCGGCGACTCCGGGCCCAGCTCGCGCATGTCGCCGAGCACGAGGACCCGCCGGCCGGGCGGGGCGGTCTCCAGGAAGGTCTCCACCCCGGCCCGCATCGAGTCCGGGTTGGCGTTGTAGGCGTCGACGAGCAGCCAGGCTCCGCTCGCATGCGCGCGCTGCGCGAAGCGCAGCGGCGCCGGGCGGAAATCCGCGAGGCCGGCGGCGATCTCCGCGGCGGAGAAGCCGAGCGCGTGGGCGGCGGCGGCCGCCGCCGCCGCGTCGAGGCGGTGGGGACGCCCGATCGGCCCCCCCGGACGGGCGCGGGCCTCTCCGTCGGGCAGGCGCAGGGCGATCTCCCCGGCCTCGGCCGGGAGCGCGCGCACGCGCGCCTCCGCGCCGAAGCCGAAGGTGACCGCGCGCGCGCCGAGGCCCGGCAGCAGGCGGCAGAGATAGGGGTCGTCGGCGTTGAGCACCGCGGGGGCGTCGGCCGGCAGCGCTTCGAAGAGCTCCGCCTTGGTCTTGAACACGCGCTCGAGACTGCCGAAGTACTCGAGGTGGGCCGCGCCGATGTTCGTGAGGACGCCGAGCGTCGGTCGGGCCGCCCGGCAGAGGTACGCGATGTCCCCCGGGCGGGAGGCCCCCATCTCGAAGACGGCGAAGGCGTGCTCGGCGCGCAGGCCCAGCACGGTCATGGGCAGGCCGACCTCGTTGTTGAAGTTGAGCTCGGTCGCGCAGACCTTCCCGCGGCGGGCGAGGACGGCGCGGAGCATCTCCTTGGTCGTGGTCTTGCCGTTGGTGCCGGTGAGCCCCACGACGGGGAGGGTGAAGCGGGAGCGGTGCTCCGCCGCGGCGTCGGAGAGGGCCTTCAGCGTGTCGGGGACCTCGAGCACGCAGGGCGGCTGGAGGGCGGGCAGCGGCGCGCCGGCGCGCACGATCCAGCCGCCGGCGGCGCGAGCGGCGTGCTCGTTGAGGAAGGCGTGGGCGTCGAAGCGCTCCCCCTTGAGCGCGAGGAAGGCCTCTCCGGGGCGCAGGAGCCGGCTGTCGGTGCAGAGGGAGCGCACGGGGGCGTCGGGGCGGCCGCGCAGGAGCCGTCCGCCGGCGGCGCGCGCGAAGTCTCCCCAGGTCAGCGTCAGTTCCATCCTCTCCTCTGCCGTCAGCATCGGCCCAGGTCCTTCAGGGCCTCGCGGGCGACCTCGCGGTCGTCGAAGCGCACGGTGCGCTCGCGCAGGATCTGATGGTCCTCGTGCCCCTTCCCGGCGATGAGGACGAGGTCCTCGGGCTGGGCCAGGCGCACGGCCTCGCGGATCGCTTCCCGTCGGTCGGGGACGATTCTATAATTTTGCCGGCCGGCGCGCTTGAGCCCCTCCTCGACCGCGGCGAGGATCGCGAGCGGGTCCTCCCCGCGAGGGTTGTCGCTCGTCGCGAGGACGACGTCGCTGCCCGCGGCCGCGGCCTCTCCCATCGGCGCGCGCTTCCCGGGGTCGCGGTCTCCGCCGCAGCCGAAGACGGTCACGATGCGGCGGTGCGGCAGCGCGCGCACGGTCTCGAGCGCCGAGGCGAGGGCCTCGGCGGTATGGGCGAAATCGACGAGCACGGCGAACTCCTGGCCCGCCTCGACGGGCTCCAGCCGGCCCGGGACGCATTCCAGGGCCGCGAGCCCTTCCAGGACGCCCTGTTCCGGGAGGCCCAGCGCCCACGCCGCCGCCGCCGCCGCCAGGGCGTTGGAGACGTTGTGGCGCCCGAGCAGGCGCAGGGTGACCGCCGCCTCCGCGCCCGTGCGCCGGAGGCGGAAGGTCGTGCCGCGGCGGCCGAGCACCACGCCCTCGGCGCGGAGGTCGGCGGCCTCGTGGAAGCCGTAGCTGACGAGGCGGGCTCCCTCGGCCGCGCGGGCGAAGCGCGCGAAGGCCGGGTCGTCGCGGTTGACCACGGCCGCGCGCTCGCGCTTCGAGGAGGAGGCCCGGTCGAGGAGCTCGAAGAGCCGGAGCTTGGCCTCGAGGTAGGCCTCGTGCGTCTTGTGGAAGTCGAGGTGGTCGCGCTGGAGGTTGGTGAGGACCGCGGCGTCGAACTCGACGTCCTCGACGCGCTTCGTCGAGAGCGCGTGAGAGGAGACCTCCATCGCGACGTGCGTGGCTCCGCCCTCGCGCATGCGCGCGAGCAGGCGCAGGAGGTCGAGGCTGTAGGGCGTGGTGTTCGCCGCCTTCTCGAGGACCCGGTGGCGCAGGCGGTGGGCGATGGTCCCCACGAGGCCGGGGACCTTCCCGCAGCGGCTGAACACGGATTCGAGGAACCACGCCGTCGTCGTCTTCCCGTTGGTCCCGGTGATCCCGACGACGGAGAGCCCCGCGCTCGGGTCGCCGAAGAAGTTGTTCGCCCCGCGGCTCATGGCCTCGAACGCGTCGGGGACCTGCACCCAGGCGGCGCCCCCTCCTCCCGGACGCGCGAGCGTCATCGGCGGCGGGGGCGGCGCGAGCTCGCTGACCACGGCCGCCGCGCCGCGCTCGACGGCCTCGCGGGCATGCCGGTTCCCGTCGGTGCGGGCGCCGGGCAGCGCGAAGAAGACGGTGCCGGGCAGGACGCGCCGGGAGTCGTGGGCGACGTCGGAGGCCTCGCGGTCTCCCGCGGCGCCGAGCGGCGGGTGCTGGACGCCGCGCAGGACCTCCGCGAGCCTCATGCGCCGCTCGGGCGGCCGAGGGCGGGCGAGGCGGCCTTCCCGCCGGGGGCCTGGACGCGGCCGGGCGCCAGGGGGCGCGCGGGGAGCGCGGGGCGCTGGGGCGCGGTGCGCCAGGCGTTGGGTCCGCTCGGGATGCGCAGCGGCAGCGACACGTCGGGCGGGATCCCGCGATGGGCGAGGACCTCGCGCGCGACGCGCGAGAAGACGGGGCCCGCGACCTCGGAGCCGTAGTAGCCGACGCGCGGGCTGTCGATGACGACGAGGACGGTGAGCTTCGGGTCCCGGGCCGGCAGGTAGCCGATGAAGGACGAGACGTAGTCGTTGGGGGAGTAGCGGCCGGTCGCGGGGTCGATCTTCTGGGCGGTCCCGGTCTTGCCCGCGGTCCGGAAGCCGGGGACCTGCGCCGACTGTCCGGTCCCGCGCAGGACGACGCCCTCGAGCATGTCGCGCACGGCCGCGACCGCCTCCGGCGACGCCACCTGACGCAGGCGCACGGGCCCGGGAGCCTCGCGCTCTCCCAGCGCGAGCAGGAGGCGGGGCGCGAGGAGCTCCCCGTCGTTGGCGATGGCGGAATAGGCGCCGGCGAGCTGGAGCGGCGTCACCGCGACGCCCTGGCCGAAGCCGGCGTTGGCCAGACGCACCGGGGTGAACTCCTTGGGCTCGGGCAGAAGCCCCGCGCTCTCGCCGGGCAGCGGCAGGCCGGTCTTGTAGCCGAATCCGAAGAGGCGGCAGAAGCGGTGGAAGCTCCCGGCGCCGACGCGCAGGGTGACCTTGGCCGTCCCGATGTTCGACGAGCGCTCCAGGACCTGGGAGAGGGTGATGCGGGTCTCGGGTTCGTGGTCCTTGATGGTGACGCCTTTGGCGACCTCCCAGCGGCCTCCCTCGCAGTCGACGATGTCGTCGGGGCGGAAGAGACCCTTGTCGAGCGCGGCGGCGAGCGCGACGAGCTTGAAGGTCGAGCCGGGCTCGTAGACGTCCTGCACCGCGTGGTTCTTGAGCGCGTCCGGGGGCCAGGAGGCGAGGGCGAGC harbors:
- the surE gene encoding 5'/3'-nucleotidase SurE translates to MKRPCRRPRILVVNDDGLPGAGLLPLIAVLSGLGEVVAVVPEGERSAVSHCLTLRHPLRMREVRAGLYAVDGTPADCARLGLLEVLKGRADLVVSGINDGYNLGSDVVYSGTVAGALEGVLLGAPALSVSRGRSRRSRDFIPAAEAAGKVAARILARGLPPGVCLNVNVPALPKARLKGFRTARLGRRLYSKKVEVRRDPNGKRYFWLSGPYVSSVLEPGTDVRAVADGFVSVTPLNIDHTYLPMMDELRTWSF
- the murG gene encoding undecaprenyldiphospho-muramoylpentapeptide beta-N-acetylglucosaminyltransferase, producing the protein MRIVIACGGTGGHFYPGYALGRRLRERGHEVLFVLRSDDPAAARLEADDLPYAELDLRGLPRKVSTELLAFPWRLGRSVLAARALIRAWRPSAAVGMGGYLTFPLGAAARSCGIPVVLHESNAVLGLAVRAILPFADALALGLPLCDPGAAPGATLTGTPVRSGFSKLPDSTEARRRLSLEPERATLLVFGGSQGARAVNRAAPAALARLRAEGVRPQVLHLAGRAEAEETSRLYREAGLPEARVLPYLEDMPAAYAAADVVLCRAGAATLAELAAARRAAVLVPYPSAAAGHQERNARVLETAGAARMLKEPFPPEALADRLRELFSDAALRARMADAYARIGLPSAKESASALADLVEKVVRAHPRRNA
- the ftsW gene encoding putative lipid II flippase FtsW, which translates into the protein MIPRARRRDAQSDYGLLLAALLLLGFGLMMMWSASAILADQQMHDSLFFLKRQGLFAAVGLMLMAFFARTDYHRLRGWVWPAFFVSVLLLAAVLFMPPVAGVRRWIRLGPFGLQPAEFAKLSVILFIADFVDRKKSRIGSPLIGLLVPLGVVAVPLVLMGLEPDLGTPALIFATVILTLFIGGARVSYVLGAILAAVPIVIVELLRKPYRRKRLLTFLDPFEQAQGAGYQLAQSLIAVGSGGWFGKGLGASQLKLMYLPAPHTDFIFPIVCEELGFVGALAVLALFASLLMRGLRAARHAPDLFGSLLASGLTLLLVLQAFFNVAMSIGLIPTKGIPLPFFSYGGSSLLVSLCAVGILLNISRQGASPTR
- the murD gene encoding UDP-N-acetylmuramoyl-L-alanine--D-glutamate ligase; translated protein: MKKRKAAKKSAARGKKAPPRKAARKAPVRRPRPAPPQDRFLPAAWKGKRALVLGLGRSGFHAAVLLRRKGFRVLVQDDKQRRDLPFADKLPEGVVLEAGGRMEKVLTCGFAVKSPGLLPGASVLAKLKEAGIPVFSELEVALAFCPPDVRVVAVTGTNGKTTTAHLTEAVFRAARRRVHLVGNVGTPLSAEAARVRKGDVLVLEVSSYQLEDSRRFRPSSAAILNITSDHVDHHGSMAAYVAAKARVFRDMDRGGVCVFNSADPLCFGLARTCRARRLLFALSPSTAGSAWVEGGKIFARLPGEKKPRKLAPPRLPGDHNLENAMAAALLALSQKVPDAAIAKAFRAFRGVEHRIEDCGSHHGLDCINDSKATNVDSTLVALKSLDERAGKILLILGGLAKPGGFAALRPLVSRCAKAVLTIGSAAAKIEEDLAGAAPVFPCETLAQAVEVAFRIGQKGETLLLSPACASMDQFRDFEHRGRAFKELVETTKPR
- the mraY gene encoding phospho-N-acetylmuramoyl-pentapeptide-transferase, which gives rise to MLYYLHLLRESWGPLNVFRYITFRSGGAMLTALGISLLFGPSLIALLREKKIGQQQRTDGPKSHLAKHGTPTMGGLLILLALTLSTLLWMRPDVRFTWILLFVTAALGAVGFWDDYLKLVRKDPRGAPSRLKFAVQIAAAVVVVAWLAVRPPNGDYVDSLLVPYTKGLYVALGSLYFVLGVLIIVGSSNAVNLTDGLDGLAAGSIIFCAIAYGVFAYTAGNAKFADYLRIIHVENAGEIAVFCAALIGACLGFLWFNAYPAEVFMGDTSSLFLGGVIGTIALCVKQELILPVVGGVFVVETLSVILQMGSYKLRGGKRVFRMAPIHHHFELGGVAESKVTVRFWITCIVLMLAALASLKVR
- the murF gene encoding UDP-N-acetylmuramoyl-tripeptide--D-alanyl-D-alanine ligase, which encodes MELTLTWGDFARAAGGRLLRGRPDAPVRSLCTDSRLLRPGEAFLALKGERFDAHAFLNEHAARAAGGWIVRAGAPLPALQPPCVLEVPDTLKALSDAAAEHRSRFTLPVVGLTGTNGKTTTKEMLRAVLARRGKVCATELNFNNEVGLPMTVLGLRAEHAFAVFEMGASRPGDIAYLCRAARPTLGVLTNIGAAHLEYFGSLERVFKTKAELFEALPADAPAVLNADDPYLCRLLPGLGARAVTFGFGAEARVRALPAEAGEIALRLPDGEARARPGGPIGRPHRLDAAAAAAAAHALGFSAAEIAAGLADFRPAPLRFAQRAHASGAWLLVDAYNANPDSMRAGVETFLETAPPGRRVLVLGDMRELGPESPRFHRELGRWLAGLPLSAVLLAGPLSAETAEGLREKGARFEILHAPDADGLRDALRGLLAPAVSVYFKASRAMRLEALAEAL
- a CDS encoding UDP-N-acetylmuramoyl-L-alanyl-D-glutamate--2,6-diaminopimelate ligase — encoded protein: MRLAEVLRGVQHPPLGAAGDREASDVAHDSRRVLPGTVFFALPGARTDGNRHAREAVERGAAAVVSELAPPPPPMTLARPGGGGAAWVQVPDAFEAMSRGANNFFGDPSAGLSVVGITGTNGKTTTAWFLESVFSRCGKVPGLVGTIAHRLRHRVLEKAANTTPYSLDLLRLLARMREGGATHVAMEVSSHALSTKRVEDVEFDAAVLTNLQRDHLDFHKTHEAYLEAKLRLFELLDRASSSKRERAAVVNRDDPAFARFARAAEGARLVSYGFHEAADLRAEGVVLGRRGTTFRLRRTGAEAAVTLRLLGRHNVSNALAAAAAAWALGLPEQGVLEGLAALECVPGRLEPVEAGQEFAVLVDFAHTAEALASALETVRALPHRRIVTVFGCGGDRDPGKRAPMGEAAAAGSDVVLATSDNPRGEDPLAILAAVEEGLKRAGRQNYRIVPDRREAIREAVRLAQPEDLVLIAGKGHEDHQILRERTVRFDDREVAREALKDLGRC
- a CDS encoding penicillin-binding protein 2, with the protein product METRSRLAVVRTLCILALLPLALRLAWLQVVRHQQLELKAADETLGSELILVPRGRILDREGRVLAESVPVSSSFCDFTGVEEPARALRAAAKAAGVDAGPLLGKLRPGRRFLWLKRKMLPEEAARLRAFRLPWVGFVADEQRVYPNGEMLRAVIGSVDLDEKGLSGLELAYDRELSGRSYRVRTTKDRAGNAIVQEGPPDTARAPDLRLSIDRSVQHFAESAVREAVVARRAKRGTVVVQDPRTGDLLALASWPPDALKNHAVQDVYEPGSTFKLVALAAALDKGLFRPDDIVDCEGGRWEVAKGVTIKDHEPETRITLSQVLERSSNIGTAKVTLRVGAGSFHRFCRLFGFGYKTGLPLPGESAGLLPEPKEFTPVRLANAGFGQGVAVTPLQLAGAYSAIANDGELLAPRLLLALGEREAPGPVRLRQVASPEAVAAVRDMLEGVVLRGTGQSAQVPGFRTAGKTGTAQKIDPATGRYSPNDYVSSFIGYLPARDPKLTVLVVIDSPRVGYYGSEVAGPVFSRVAREVLAHRGIPPDVSLPLRIPSGPNAWRTAPQRPALPARPLAPGRVQAPGGKAASPALGRPSGA